A window of Daucus carota subsp. sativus chromosome 2, DH1 v3.0, whole genome shotgun sequence genomic DNA:
aaATGAAAGGCCAATCAACacagtttattttatttatttatatcaagTCATCTATTTGGCCATACATGTTTTTGAGGGCAGTTATCTAAGTGAGAAATCTTGAAAAATGTTTCTATGCGGAATGAAAGAGTGGTAGGTATAAACAAAATATCCTGTTTGAAAGATTTAGAACTGCTGAAGGACTACCAAAGTAATATTTCctgttattaaattttatatgccATAGTATCTGTTATTCTGTTGTGTACTGAAATTTTAATAGCTGttccccacacacacacatatatatatgacaaataTTTAACAGCAAAGCATTTGAATAATAACAGATCCGTAGTTCTATCATTTACAGCAAAGCATCAAATTAGTGATGGTAGAATCTATTACATTTTtctgttttattttaatttctaatcTGGGTTAAAGATGTCTATGGGCTATTCGTTCTTCACAATATGCCAACATGATAAAGCAAAATTACCGAAGCGTTGAAGTGTTTCAGGTTTATGTGGATACTGTCGGAGATCCTGAGAAGTACCGGACCAAACTGAGTGATATATTTCCATCTATAAAATTTGTGGTTGCAAAAAAAGCCGATAGCCTCTATCCAGTTGTTAGTGGTGCAAGTATTGTTGCAAAGGTCTGGGTTCtctaatatttgaaaatttgtaaGTCGTGTTTTAGTGTCTGATTATTGGTAATGCAACAATATTTCTGCTTATTAGGTCACGAGAGATCGAGCATTACGGAATTGGGTGTTTGATGAAAGCGCTGAAAACATGCAGAGGAACTTTGGATCTGGATACCCTGGTGGTACGACATTGCAACTTTTACAGTTATGATTATTTTGTCAAATTTGTAAATTTCTTCATGACTAATGTTTAAGAAATATCATGCATTTAGACCCTCAAACAAAAGTCTGGTTGGAGCATCATAAACATACTGTATTTGGGTTTCCAACATTAGTGCGCTTCAGCTGGGGTACATGCAATTCCTATTTTAAAGATGGAATCGAGGTGTTGTGGTAAGCTGTTTATGTAaactatgtaaaaaaaaatttatttatatataatcttgTTTGGACCAGACATTCCAAATCTTtgctatatttttaaaattgttgctTGAATGCTTGTTGATGTACCATATCTACAAGACATGAACCTCCTAACTGTTGCATGAACTGGACAGCTTTAGATATATCTTCTGTAATTAGCAGTTgtagagttatatatatatttattggaaTACCAATCTCATGATACTTTTGCAATTTATCTATCCTATTTTGTGGTTATTGGTGTTTTAGAGGTTTAGATAATTAGCCCCTTCATAATATTTGAAACTGATGAAACGACGTATTATCTGAGACTCTGACTCTCTGAGTTATCCCCAACTTAAAAGGTAAATGTAGACATGTCACATGAGTATTTGGATActaattttaatcatattttttacGTTCATAGGGAAGCAGATGCAACAGATGAAGACGATTCCTCTGTGAAGACTCGAAAGAAGCAACTGAAACTGAGCAGTGTTGGTTTTACTGGTATGAAGAGGAGCAGTGAAGAAATTGAATCAAGTGGTAAAGGGCGCTGCAAGTTTTTCCAAGCACGGAAACTTGAACAACTTTCTAAGTTTTGAGAATCAAGGTTAAACATATAACTTATTAATTCAAATACtcattttaaacatttttagtTAGATATTTGTCCGGTTTGTTGTGATTTAGATACAGATATTGAGTTATGCTGATATTTATCTTACTGCAAATCAGAAATGAGTTTTATTATCATAGTTGGTGTAATTTATACCATATATCCATAAAATGTTCTCTTGAGTACACCAGGCACCTGCTTCCATCTGTATTGCTTAAGATATCACCATGCATGCACATGATTTACTGAATCTGTGATCCCCACATTCTTACTTGGTTGCGATGTTAGGATTCAGTTGGAGCATGGTACTTATATTATCACAAGACTGAGTTTTGTAAATTAATCTTTACTTTAAGAGCTAGTTTTTAGGAGCACGTCAATTGGTTGCTGTGTGTATTGTTTATCTAAGGCCGAATATGTGAGACCTAGTCTTTAGGAGCTAGTTGGGTGCCTTACACCTTTGGTGTGTTTAATGTCTATGTGCCTGTTACTTCTGTTTGTGTGGTCAATACTCAATAGGTGAAAAGTTTAACTATGTCTGAACTTTTGCTTGCTGCATTTTGAACTAAATGATAGAACTGGAAAAATTCTGAATGTAGAAGACCAAACGGAAAGGATGAGCAAGGTAAATAGACTGATGATTTCTGTCATTAGTAACTGTAAGCCAACACCAGCTAATGAAACATATTACTAAGACAAATGTTATGATTTGATGACAGCATACGTAACATCTAATTCATCTTCCCAAATTCTTGACTATCTTTTGAACTACTATTACATTGTGGAAGATGTAACTTTGTCTTTCTTCTCCTTGCAAAAGTTTACGAGCTCCCCCAACAACTTCGTCTATTTCTTTTTCGCCCTTTTCTCTAATCATCTCACGCATTTCCTTTGCTTTCCTCCTTACAGTCTCCCCACTTTTCTCTATTACAACGTTTCTTATCACTTTTGAAATCTCTTCTCTCTTAAACCTGACATCCTCATCTCTCTCAACCTCTTGTCCAACTCCTACCTCCTTCACAACTACCGTATTAAATGGCTGGTCAATATGCATAGGCATGGCTATGACCTGAACACCAAACATCATGCTCTCCATCATAGAACTCCATCCACAGTGACTAATGAACCCTCCAGTGCTCGAATGATGTAGGATTCTTGCATGTGGAGCCCATCCCTCCACAACAAGTCCTCTATCCCCAACCCGGTCCAGAAATCCTATAGGGAGTGCCTCTTCAATCTTAATGTTTTCTCCGAAAGGAAATCTGATAACCCATATGAAGTTGAGCCTGCTTAGCTCCAATCCATATGCAACCTCTTGGATTTTCCTCTTTAGGAAATACTCGCTGCCAAAGGAAACAAACACTACTGAAGACTTATCCTTTTTGTCCAGAAATTGGATTGTCTCTGTACAGTCATCACCTGTTTCTTGTAGGGATTCCTGAACAAGTGACCCAACAGGTATCGTCTTCTTTTGAGataaattagatatataatCCACGTATTTCCCTTCGATTTCTCTAGAAATCCTGAGCAGAATCACTCTGGATTTCTTGCTAGCTCCCCTTGCACGGTCTATATACTTTGCATCATCTGGGGAAGACTTGAGTCTGGCCTTCATCTTTTCAGTGAAGTACTTGTGGATGGAAATCGGAAATGGATAAGTCACTGATGAATCGCTGTACAACATTTGACGTCTAAGTGAAGAAAAAATTGCTGAGCTCAAAAGAAACTGAACTGCTGGGATATTATTAGACAAGGCAATATCAGCTGCCCAGGACTGATTATAATCATATATCAGCATATCCGGTTTAACAGATTCAAAGATCGTGAGGAAGTTAGCACTTGAGTCTGCGAATGCTGTCTTGAGGGAGCCCATGAGATGGGGCGGGAGGCCGTTGGTTGTATGATAGTGAGGAGGAAGATCAGGGGATGGGGGAAGATTGAGTTCCACCAACTGTATCGACTCTGACCATTTGCCAGTTACCTTATTCTTGACCGACTCGAGGTTGATCGGAGTAGAAcaaagaaatatattaaaatttctcgTGGAGAGTTTCTTGGCGAGGTCTAGATAGGGAGATATGTGGCCATGGGCTAACCATGGTAGCATTAGAACACTAAGGTTAGAAGTATTTCTAGTAGCCATCAGAGATGATTAGTTCTCTGTGTTTCTCTTACACTAAATATAGAGGCATTGAGGTGATGCATGTGGAGAATATGTtgctatactatattattttgtattttctgTTCAGTTGGTAGTATTCAACTCTTCTACGTTCTTGATACTGAATATGTTAAAAACTAAATGCATTATGTGCAGGCAAAGGATAAAGAAGAGCTTGATGTGTACATGCAACACAGGACAACAAAGTAAGACAAATCAGTATTGTGACAGCAGTGTAAAATCTATGCATTATACtcgaatttaattttatatgaaaaaattggTGGTTGACGGAGAGGGGATGCTTTGTAACCTGATTAAATATATTGTGGATCACGTAAATAGATAGAGATTGTTTACTCACAATGATAGGAACTGGGAGGGGAGGGAGGAGAGTGGGAAAAAAAAAGGTCGGATGAGTACTTTATTTTATGCCGTTCATACAAAACATGGATAGCATCAGAgtacttaattatattttgtagcAATTTCAAGATGGTATCAGAGtacttaataatattttgttgcaatttcataattatatcagaaaatatataatacaatatatttttaatgggGGTAATAACGTCCCTGGAACAGGGATAGTACTCCCAATCTAAAGAGATGAAGAGATCAGTTTGGAATTCGAGAATCGGAGGCAGTAACAGTACACGCCTTTGCTTCTGggtggcttttagttggacgtTAGAAAACGAAGCATAGCAGCCGTAAAATTAGGCGGGTAAGTGTAGAAATGcagaagaaaaatagaaaattgatCCGTCTCAATCTGAAACATTGGGAAACGAATGTGTGTTAAGTGGTTGGaagtagggctgagcaaaaccgaaccggaactgaagaaccgaaccgaactgtgAAAATTCGGTCCGGTGCGGTTCCATTTTTTCCAGAATTTCGGTCCATTTGGTTCTTCGGTCCGGTCCGAATTAAAGTTCGGTCCGGTTATTTCAGAACAATTTTGGTCcagaaccgaaataaccgaatttttataataatatattaaataaaatatatgtaatatgttTATTTGTTAGATTAGACTCCCTGCTTCCTTCGTATACGCACTCCGCAGCCAACATAAACCCTAGTCCCAACTCCAAACACAGAATCAAGCGTCGCTATTTCCAGATTCGCAATCCAATCCAAGAATCAAATCCAATCCAAGGTTCACTTCAAGAATCGGAGATTCAATTTTCAGAATCGGAGATTCATCATTCAAGTTTAAGGAATCAAATCGAAAGTTCGTTGATAAATCTCATCTCAATCTCAACTTGTTACGCGCGCACTAGATTGCTAGGTTATCTTatgcttttaatatttttcttaattgaGCTAGGTTTTCTGTGAATTGCGATTTTGTGATCTATAACTAGGTTTTAGTTTCCTTATTATCTTATCCAGAGCTTGTAAATTGATAGATTTAGGTTTGCTGTGAATTTATGCGGCCCGTAGTCCTGTACTTAATTTAATAACTCTAGCTTCTTTATAAAATAGTAGGCAGTAGCTTAGTAGCTATAGTAGGCAGCTTAATTGATGCAGCTTAATGACTGGTTTCAATTCTTTTTCAGTTGTAATTTTGAGCAATGGCACAACGAGACTCACAAGACAAAGACATCGGTATGGGGGATTCTAATGATGCTCAAACTCAAACTTAAGCAAgctcaaagaaaaaaaagaaagaccATGAAAGAGAGGTCGGAAGTATGGGATCATTTCACCAAGTTCACGGATGCGAAAGGGTGTTTAAGAGCTAAGTGCAACTATTCTGAAAAGGTATATTATTCCGATCCTAGTACAAATGGCACTAGTGCACTTTCAAAGCATCTTAAATCTTGTAAGAAACTCCCTCTTAGTGGTGAATCGAAACAAACACAATCGTCTTTGCATTCGGTAGGAGGAAACGAGTGCATTTTTAAAAAGCGGCATTTTGATCAAAAAACATCTAGACATAAGTTAGCCGCCATGATCATTATAGATGAACTTCCATTTAGATTTGTTGAGGGTGAGGGGTTTAAGGACTTTATGAACACCACTCAACCTCTTTTTAAGATGCCATCTCGTTTATAGTTGCACGAGATTGTTACCAAATCTATTtggataaaaagaaaaagttgaCCACATATTTTAAGTTGTCGGGTCAAAGAGTTTGTATTACCACAGATACTTGGACTTCAATTCAAAAGATTAATTATATGTGCATCACGGCACATTACATTGATCAAAATTGGATGTTGCACAAGAAAATAATTAACTTTTGGCCAATAGAGAGTCATAAAGGTGAGCTTTTAGTTAGGGATCTTGATATGTATTTTGACAGAATggggttcggttcggttctggaccgaaccgaccgaatgctcagtcCTAGTTGGAAGAAGTCTAGTGCGGTCATCTGGGCTTATCCTCGATGGACTAGCGGATAGCCAATTGGAGCACGGTGGACTGAATTAGTTTTATTTGTACAAACTTAATGGtaggcctgtaaatggatcgATATCCGGTCCGATCCGatccgtggttaaataaatggatatggatccttattaaaaaaatccgatctgctAATAATCCGGTCCGATAATAATCCACTTAACACCTCCTCAATCACATGATCTTTATTTAAgacatatttattgattttaatccTTATTAATATAGTAGATAATAATTTGCTTCTCCAAAAGTAttaaacttatttattatttttatatttacttgATACATTATATGTTGAAGGTTTTATATgaacaaccaacaaagttttttaattgtatttttattaataacataaaactgcagactttactttacttatttattagttttttttgtgCTTGTTAcaattcattaattaatatAGCTAGAGAATATCACTTTTTTTAGTGGAGGTTAAAACATTGTCCACGGtggaaaaatatatttcataatttttagtggaTCGGACCTCCGATTCCGATTATCCACGATCCGAATGGACCGGATATcgattgacttgtaaaatatccgaATCCTGATCTGATCCGATTTGAATccgataaaattaaatggattaggatatggatttagttagatccgatccaaatccgatccatttacaggcctaCTTAATGGGCAAATAGCTGTATTGCAAGTCTCACACAAATCAAGAATCGGACCAAATCGGTTGAGTCACCTATTCAGGATTAATtgaaaatcggggattaatccgATTGAAAATtggatgtattttaatattaaaatattatttaatattagttatttattaacaaatatatatttattatatcacGAGTTCTTTAATTGGATCATAAATAAAGtggtataatattttaattttaataaattatcctATATACTTCGATTGAGTAAAACTTAataaagattaatcggatttcaaaaatcgaatcggtcGGTCACATTGttggggattaatcggggatttttagaacacaaAATTTGTATGGttagtttttgtattttaaatatatatagcaaatttttaattaaaaaaagctATTCTAAGaaactttttgaaaatgaaatttttgaTTTCACATAATTATTTCATTcagttaattatcaaatattaattttaaataatttatataatcaaaaatttaatccaGAACTCAAATGTTTTCCCAAATCTCTTGCTTCTAAAATTTTTGTCTATATATTAAACTTCAGAATGGACTTCTAATTTTTGTTAAGCCCGATCCAGCATTCTACCTATAGTTAAAACAAAGAACAAATTTTAAAGGGAtgtatttaattgatattttaaaaaaaattcattcatTATATCCGAGAATATTCAATTGGTattgtttaattgataattcaaagaacaaaaaatttaaacaacaaaaaatgtatataaaataaaacttaaTAACTACAAaaccataatatatattaaagatgCAAATCTTGTTTGTAGTTCACACCCATAATTTGCTTGTCCAAAAATTGATATAACAGATGACTGAAATGATCAAagcattataaaaataaaaacaatggaattcataagtattaaaaaaattgtttcaccATAGTCTAGGTAAACATGATAAATCAATGGAACTCCGCAGCCTCAGTAGCAAACACATGAGAATTTCTGAAAACATACGCACTCAAAACAACCTTGCCCATGGTGACCAT
This region includes:
- the LOC108209105 gene encoding ribonuclease H2 subunit A-like, producing MEAESVLPKWGSEPCIMGIDEAGRGPVLGPMVYGCLYCPLSYENTLASLDFADSKTLKEEKREELFENLKADESIGWAVDVIDPWELSAKMLKKNKINLNEISHNSAIGLVRRALNTGVLLTEVYVDTVGDPEKYRTKLSDIFPSIKFVVAKKADSLYPVVSGASIVAKVTRDRALRNWVFDESAENMQRNFGSGYPGDPQTKVWLEHHKHTVFGFPTLVRFSWGTCNSYFKDGIEVLWEADATDEDDSSVKTRKKQLKLSSVGFTGMKRSSEEIESSGKGRCKFFQARKLEQLSKF
- the LOC108207576 gene encoding UDP-glucosyltransferase 29, with product MATRNTSNLSVLMLPWLAHGHISPYLDLAKKLSTRNFNIFLCSTPINLESVKNKVTGKWSESIQLVELNLPPSPDLPPHYHTTNGLPPHLMGSLKTAFADSSANFLTIFESVKPDMLIYDYNQSWAADIALSNNIPAVQFLLSSAIFSSLRRQMLYSDSSVTYPFPISIHKYFTEKMKARLKSSPDDAKYIDRARGASKKSRVILLRISREIEGKYVDYISNLSQKKTIPVGSLVQESLQETGDDCTETIQFLDKKDKSSVVFVSFGSEYFLKRKIQEVAYGLELSRLNFIWVIRFPFGENIKIEEALPIGFLDRVGDRGLVVEGWAPHARILHHSSTGGFISHCGWSSMMESMMFGVQVIAMPMHIDQPFNTVVVKEVGVGQEVERDEDVRFKREEISKVIRNVVIEKSGETVRRKAKEMREMIREKGEKEIDEVVGGARKLLQGEERQSYIFHNVIVVQKIVKNLGR